The region CCAAGCGTTTTGCGCCCTTTTAAAGTGTGGAGCTTTAGGGCCTGGCTGATACATTTGTTATATTTACATATAGAAGTTTCAATCTGATCTGACATTTCACTTTCAAAAGAGAGAGTTACCAGTTTAGTTTAAGGGTGTCTAATCCAAACTAAACAAAGAGGTAACTCTCATGATTCATACTAACAACCCTGTCATTAAACACAAAGTCGGTTTACTCAACTTAGCCGAAGAATTAGGTAACATTACGCAAGCTTGCAAAGTGATGGGTGTATCTCGCGATACGTTTTATCGCTATCAACAAGCAAATGAAGAAGGTGGCGTTGAAGCTTTACTCAATCAAAACCGTCGAGTACCTAATGTTAAAAACCGAGTCGATGAAGCGATTGAATTGGCTGTTATTGATTACGCGGTCGAATATCCTGCCCATGGGCAAACCAGAGCGAGTAATGAATTACGCAAGCAAGGCATCTTCGTCTCTCCCAGTGGTGTTCGTTCCGTCTGGCTGCGTCATGGCTTAGCCAAGTTCAGGCACTTGAGCGCAAGAAGCTAGACGATGAGGCTTGCGGTGAAATAGAGACCGCGCATCCCGGTTATCTAGGATCACAGGACACGTTTTACGTGGGGAATCTTAAAGGTGTTGGCCGTGTCTACCAGCAGACGTTTGTTGATACCTATTCGAAGGTTGCTTTCGCTAAACTTTATACAATGAAAACACCGATTACAGCGGCTGATACGCTCAATGATAAGGTGTTGCCATTCTTCGAATCTCATGACCTTCCTATGCTACGTATTCTTACTGACCGTGGCACGGAATACTGTGGAAAAATCGAGAATCACGATTACCAAATGTATTTGGCAATTAACGATATCGATCACACAAAAACGAAGGTCAAATCACCGCAAACTAACGGTATCTGTGAACGTTTCCACAAAACGATATTACAGGAATTCTATCAAGTAACATTCCGTAAACGCTTGTATATGAGCTTAGATGAGCTTCAAAAAGATCTGGACGAATGGCTCGAATACTACAACAATGAACGAACCCATCAGGGTAAAATCTGCTGTGGCAGAACGCCAATGGAAACGCTCATTGATGGTAAATCGGTTTGGACTGAAAAGAATTTAAGTTCAAACTAACCTGACGGACACCCGTTCTAAACTGGTAATCGTTAGATCAGGTCTGAACTTCTACAATTTACAAATGTATTACAAAGTCTTTTTAATCATTAAGTATTGATCAGATGCCAGACGTTACAGTTTAAAGCGCTCTAACATCACTTTTAACTCATTTGCTGAGGTCGTTAAGTTATTGGTTTCGCTGGCATTTAGTTTAGAAATATCAAGAGATTGTTGAATCACTTTATCTATTTCAGCAACGCCTTGATTAATAAAGTTAACCCCTTGAGCCTGTTCATTATTGGCGTTGGAAATATCAGAGACAAGCGCTGCGGTTTCATTTATTTGACTATAGATCTGTTGTAACGCATTGGATGTTTGCTCTGCAATTTGGTTGCCTGTTGCTGTCTTTTCTGTCGACATCGCCACTAGCTTTTTGGTTTCATCAGCAGCTTGTGTGCTTCTTGCGGCTAGCCCTCTTACTTCGTCGGCAACAACCGCGAAGCCTCGCCCCTGTTCGCCAGCTCTTGCTGCCTCAATAGCGGCATTTAATGCAAGCAAATTGGTTTGTGCGGCAATTTCATCAATGGTATTAATAAAGTTAGAAATGCTTTGTCCCGCTGAGTCAATTTCTAACATTGCCTCCGTCATTTGCTGCATTTTGTCACGGCCAGTTTGCGCAAATTGTTTGGCGTTGTTGGCGAGTTCATTGGCTTTGTCTGCATTATCTGCATTCAAGCTAGTTTGCGCCGAAAGCTCTTCTAAAGACGAGGATATTTGCTCCAGTGATGCTGCTTGGTTAGTCATGCCTGAGGCTAAGTCATCACTATTTTTCAATACCACATTACTTGCTGAACTTATTTTATCGCTAGAGCTTTGCACTTGAGAGATGACGCCGTGTAATTGTTCGGTCATGGTTTGCAGCGACTGGCCTAGGTTGTCTTTATTTGATGCTAAGGTAATATTTTTAGATAAATCGCCTTCGGCAATCTTCGCCGCTAATTCAGCTTTCTCTTTTAACGTATCAACCATAGTGATAATGGCGGCATATAAGCTGTTAGCTTGGGTATTGTTTTTAGGTAAGTTAAGATCAAGCTCGCCGTTTGCGACGCGTTGCGCCACCGCGATGACTTCGCTGGGCTCACCACCCATCTGTTTAAGAACAAGCCTAGTCACCACTATTGAGCAGAATATGCCAATAATGATTGAAATAACGACAATGGTTTCGATTAATAAAATTGAGTCTTCATTCGCGGCGACTAATTCAGGCCCTAAGGTGTCTTGCACCGACTTGATATCTAGCTTTACATCTTCAACTTTTTTGGCAACGTCAGGGCCTATTTTGTCTAGCTTGGTCGTGATGATGTTATTGCGCTGGAGAATAATGTCCACAACCTGCAAAAAGGTATTGTAATACTCTGCGGTGAGCGTTTGAGTGTTAGCCAGTAACTCTCTTCGTGTTACATTTTGCAACTCCGAGTCCAGGGTATCCAGCTCTCTGTTAAGATCGGCAAATTCGCTTTTAACTCTTTCAACAGCCGATAACTCATTCGTATTCAAAAATTTACCCGCATATAAACGAGCCAACAACAAACTTCGGGTTGCAAGCGAGGCACCATATGCTGCCACCATATCGCCATCGTCTTTAGCCGATTGCAGTATTTTGGTGAGATTTCGCTCTGCTTCGGGGCCTTTCACATCCAATACTTGTTTGACTAAAGTATGGCGCTGTCCTACGAGAGAGACGACCTGTTCAAAGCTGTCATGATAAAGTGTTAAGCTATCGTCAACTTCATCAATGGCTTTGGCTCTATTTGATGCGTTAATTTCCCTCTGGGCTTCTTGCATAAAGCTCTGCGTTTTTTGCCAATATTCCTCAAATTGCTGCTTGTCTTTGTCTGAATTGGTAATAATAAAGTCTTTAACATTCATCCTTACCATTAACATGTTGGCTTGGACTCGACCTGATAAATTGGTGTCTCTGGCCATTTCACGATAACCAGTAAAACCTTGAGTTGCATTTTGCAGAGCAAAATAAGAGAGTACGCCAACGACCACAATGAGCGTTAAAACAACTCCAAAGCCCGCATACAACTTTTGAGCTAGTGTCAGTTGCTGAAATTTGTTCATTAATTTATTTCCCTAATTTTTTGTATTAATTGTAATCATAGATTGTTTTAAACTAAAGCGATGTAACAAGGCCATTCTTTCTTTAGATTAAGATAATCATAACTTTAAGTTAAACAAGTGGTTGTTTACTGTTTTAAATGTTGAAGCGATTATTGACACGCGTTAAAAGGTTCAAAATATTGCACCAGTACGGTGTCAACTTTCCTGATTGAAAACGGATAGGAGATAACTATTGGTAAATAAGTCAGCTCCCGATTTACTTTGGCTTGGGTGTTCGCTGGTGAGTAAAAATTTAAAATGATGTAGTAATTAGTTGTTTGTTTTATATGGTTTTTGCTTGGCAAAAGCCTTGTTGGTCGGCTTGTGTTGCTTAGTGGAAATTTACTTGACTACTTTGGTGTTTATCACCGAAATCAAATCGTAATTTATCTTCATATTTAGACAGAAAAGGCAGCTCTAAACTGAAAGCTACCTACAAGCGTGTAACAGCCTATATCATCCATTAACTTTTCATAAAACTCTTAATAATTCACTCCTCTAAAGAAACATCTATAAAAACCCAATAAAATTAGCGCTAAGCCAATATTAGCTCTACATTTCTCCTCGCTTTTTATGTAGAATCATTCACCATTTTTTAAATTGACCTATTCCGAGAAAAGTCCAAGAAAAGCATGGTTTTTCAACGTGGGGTGGGCATACGAATAAGTCTAACTTAAGCAATTCGCTTTAGAGGAAATCATGAACTTAGACGATATAATTTTGCAAGCAGAGCAAGAGATCGCTGCGGCGTCTACACCTGCTGCACTAGATGACGTGCGCGTAAGCTACCTAGGTAAAAAAGGTGTGTTTACCGAAAAGATGAAAGGCTTAGGCCAGCTACCTAAAGAAGAAAAGCCAAAAGCGGGTCAAGTAATCAACCAAGCTAAGCAGCAAGTACAAAAGCTATTAACTGAACGCGGTGAGTTACTGCGTGCAGAGGAAATTAAAGCAAAATTAGCGGCTGAATCAATTGACGTAACTTTGCCGGGTAACACCAATGAAATTGGTGGTTTACACCCAGTAACGCGCACAATTGAACGTATCGAATCATTCTTTAGCGAGTTAGGCTTTGAAGTAAAAGCGGGTCCAGAAGTGGAAGATGATTTCCACAACTTTGATGCCTTGAATATTCCTGAGCATCACCCAGCACGTCAAGATCACGATACCTTCTACTTTAACCCTAAGTTGGTATTACGTACGCAAACATCAGGCGTACAAATTCGCACCATGGAAGCGGAGAAGCCGCCACTGCGCATTATTTCGCCGGGCCGTGTATACCGTAACGATTACGACCAAACCCATACACCAATGTTCCATCAGGTCGAAGGTTTATTAGTTGATAAAGACGTGAGCTTTACGCACCTAAAAGGTATTTTGCACGACTTCTTACATAACTTCTTTGAAGAAGACCTACAAATTCGTTTCCGTCCGTCTTACTTCCCGTTCACTGAGCCTTCGGCAGAAGTGGATGTCATGGGTAAAAACGGCAAATGGTTAGAAGTACTAGGCTGTGGCATGGTTCACCCGAACGTACTTAAATCAGTGGGTATCGATCCAGAAGAATACACCGGCTTCGCCTTTGGTATGGGTGTTGAGCGTTTAACCATGTTGCGCTACGGCGTGAACGACTTACGTTCATTCTTTGAAAACGATCTTCGATTATTAAAACAGTTTAAGTAGGGCGAGCGATAATGAAATTTAGTGAATCTTGGTTAAGAGAGTGGGTTAACCCAGAGAGTACTTCTGACGAGTTAGCGCACCAAATTACAATGGCTGGTCTTGAAGTTGATGGCGTCGACCCCGTTGCGGGTGAGTTCTCTGGCGTTGTGGTTGGTGAAGTGGTTGAGTGTGGTCAACACCCAGATGCAGACAAACTACAAGTTACCAAAATTAACGTTGGCGATGCCAGCACTGACGGCGAATTATTAGATATCGTTTGTGGCGCGAAAAACTGTCGCTTAGGTCTTAAAGTAGCGGTTGCTATGGTGGGCGCCGTACTACCGGGTAACTTCAAAATTAAGAAAGCGAAACTTCGCGGTCAACCTTCATTCGGTATGCTGTGTTCAGAATCTGAACTCGGTATGGCAGAAAGCGCTGATGGTATTATTGAATTGCCAGCTGATGCGCCAATCGGCAAAGATATTCGTGACTACTTAGACTTAAACGACAACACGATTGATGTTGATTTAACGGCTAACCGTGGTGACTGTTTGGGCATTAAAGGCTTAGCTCGTGAAGTAGGCGTATTAAATAGCTTAGCTGTGACCGAAGTTGCGATTGAGCCAGTACCTGCAACAATTGAAGATACCCGCGAAATTAAATTATCAGCACCAGCAGCTTGCCCGCGCTATTTAGGTCGTGTCATTAAAGGCATTAACCTTGAAGCAACAACACCACTTTGGATGGTAGAAAAGCTGCGTCGCTGTGGTGTGCGCTCAATCGACCCTGTGGTTGATGTGACTAACTACGTTCTGCTTGAGTTAGGCCACCCGATGCACGCTTTCGATTTAGCCAAAATCGACGGCGCCATTGATGTACGTTTTGCTAACAAAGAAGAAAAGCTCGTTTTATTAGACGAAAACGAAGTGACGCTTTCTCAAGAAACTTTAGTTATTGCCGATGATAACAAGTCTTTAGCGATGGCAGGTATCTTCGGTGGTCTTCACTCTGGCGTAGCCGAAGGTAGCAAAGATATTTTCCTAGAAAGTGCCTTCTTTGCGCCATTAGCGATTTTAGGTAAAGCGCGTCAATACGGTTTACACACTGATGCGTCTCACCGTTACGAGCGTGGTGTTGATCCTGAACTTCAACGTGATGCAATGGAGCGTGCAACTCAGTTACTACTTGATATTGTTGGTGGTGAAGCTGGCCCAATCGTTGAAGCAAAATCTGACGAGCATATTCCTCAGCCGCGCCAAGTGAGTCTTCGTCGTGTGAAATTAGATCAACGCATTGGTTTACACATTGAAGACGACAAAGTGTCTGAAATTCTAACTCGTTTAGGTTTCACGGTTGCTTTCGCGAACGATGTTTGGGAAGTGACTGTACCAGGTTACCGTTTCGATATTTCAATTGAAGTTGATTTAATTGAAGAAGTGGCGCGTATTTTTGGCTACAACAATATTCCAAATGTTGCCCCGCAAGCGTCACTTTCAATGCGCAAGCACAGCGAAGGTAAGTTAGGTTTAACTAAACTGCGCCAAGCGCTGATTAATCGCGGTTACCAAGAAGCGATCACTTACAGCTTTGTTGACCCGAAAGTACAAGCTTTATTGCACCCGAACCAAGAAGTAATGACGTTACCACACCCAATTTCATCTGAAATGTCGGTGATGCGTTTAAGCCTGTGGACAGGTTTGTTACAAGCGGTGACTTACAACCAAAACCGTCAGCAAGGTCGTGTTCGTTTGTTTGAAACCGGTCTTCGTTTTATTCCTGACGAAAGTGCAGAGAATGGTGTACGCCAACAGCAAATGATCGCAGGTGTTATCTCAGGTTCACAAAACCAAGAGCACTGGAACTTAGCCAAAGCAGCTGCTGATTTCTTCGATATCAAGGGTGATGTTGAAGCCATGTTAGCCGTTACGGGTAAAGGCGCTGAGTTTGAATTTTCTAAAGCAGAAATCGATGCATTGCATCCGGGTCAAACCGCGGCAGTTCACAAAGATGGCGAGCTAGTTGGTTACCTTGGCACCTTACATCCTGAATTAGAAAGAAAATTAGGATTAAACGGCCGCACTTTAGTGTTTGAATTATTGTTAGATGCTGTTCTCACCTTAAATGTACCCCAAGCTACCGACATTTCTCGCTTCCCTGCCAACCGTCGCGATATCGCAGTTGTGGTTGAAGAGCAAGTTGAAGCAAATAATGTGTTACAACTCATTGAAAAGGTTGGCGGAAATTATTTAGTTGATCTAAACTTGTTCGATGTATACACAGGCAAAGGTATCGAACCTGGCTTTAAGAGTTTAGCGATAGCAATGACCTTGCAAGACGTTGAAAAAACCCTTGAAGAAAAAGATATAACAGAAGTTGTTAATCGGGTTGTTGATACATTAAAAACTGAATTAAATGCATCACTGAGGGATTAAGCAATGGCGCTAACCAAAGCAGAAATCGCAGAACACCTATATGAAAATGTCGGGTTGAGTAAACGCGATGCTAAAGATATGGTTGAGGTGTTTTTTGAAGAAATTCGAGAAACCCTTGAAGAAGGTGAGCAGGTTAAATTATCAGGCTTTGGCAACTTTGACTTGAGAGAAAAAAGCCAACGTCCTGGCAGAAACCCTAAAACGGGTGAAGATATTCCTATCTCTGCCCGCAAAGTGGTTACTTTTAGACCAGGTCAAAAACTTAAAAGTCGTGTTGAAGACGGCAACGAGTAAAGTTTGCTATTGGCTGCAAGATAAAGAAGGTTTAACTTGTTGCTAGCGAAGATAAAAAATCGAGGCTTATGCCTCGATTTTTTATGCGTGAATTTTTGTTAACCAAGCAGCAATGTTAGGCTCCTTGCGGTAACATTCGGCCAAAAAGCCCTGTGAATAACATGCGGAGCCATATAAAGGTAAAGGCTAAAACAACACCAGACGCTAGTGCTTCAACGGTTAGTGGGATCGCTAATTGATAATAGCTGAGTACCGTTTCTGCGTCTTCAACATTTACCTTGGTCAATAAGCTAAACACTTGCTCGATATAACTACTGCTCTCAAGCGACGCTATGGTATCTGCAAGGCTCTGTTTGCGAGCTAACATCTCATTTACCAATTGGCCAGTTTGTTCAATCGCTTGTTTACCACTTGCTAGGTAATCTTGAATTAAATCAGGAAGGCTGCCTTGATAGTTTTGATCGGCAATTTGTTGATAGCCATTTAAATGCCACTGGGTTTCACTCAGTTTACCTGCCAAATATTGCTTATATTGTTGAATAAATTCAGGCAGTTGTACGGCTAAAATAAAACCTAAGGTAAATAAGCAATAGTCTAGCGTCGATTTAATCGCGGTGGTGATCATGTGGCTTTTTTGTTGGGAGAAATTAGCGTTAGGCACATATTAAGGTGTTGAATAAGTAATTGAAAGTTGTCTAGTTCTACTTGTTCTATGATTGGCTTTTTACGCTGTCCAATAATTATGCCGATATTGCTTTGTTTTATATGTACTGTTGAAATTACCAATTTTGACTTGGCCAATAACTTGTTAACAGGGTAAGGAAAACGGGCGTTATTGTGTTCGCTTTCCTTATTGATCAATGCTGGCTGCTGCGTATATAAAATGCGGTTAAATAAAGACTTCTGATCCGATAATGATATGGTGAGCGGCTCTTCAACGACTTTGCCAAAATGATTAACGGTTTGGCGACAAGTTAATGTTTGTTTTAAGTTAGTGAGCAAGTAAAACGAACAGGTTTCAAAGTTTAAAATTCTCGCCAATTGCGTTAGCGTATATTCTAGGTACAGGCTGGCGTCTTTGGTGGTCAACGTCATGCTGGTGAGGTGCTGAATGGTTTTAAGCAAGGCCGCTTCTTTATTGACAATCTCCTCATAAACAAACTGGTTATCATGCGCCAGTTCGGCAGCTGTCGGTAGCTTTTTCACGTATTCTATGAGTATTTGTGCACCGTACGACTCGAGCAACTTAATCGAGGTTTCACGTGTTTGTTTCACCCGATAAAGTAGCTGTTGATCCGATATTTTCATCAGCTCGGCGATCTGGCGAATAAATTTGTTGTACTTAATCGCAGTGGGTGGGTTGTGAATATAGTGCACTAGTCTGTCGGCGAGGTAGATAACTTGCATTTCAAGGGTACGTTGCTTTGGATTATCGAGGGATTTAATCATTAAATCACCTAGTTGCCAGCGGCGTGCTAAGCCAATGCTAAGTTCATCAAACGTCATACCGATAAGCTCGATACATGCTTCTTCATAGCGTTGTTTGGGCACATTAATTAAGTGATCTAGCTCTTCTTGAAATTCTTTACCTAAACACCAAAATGCCGTTTCGCCGATTCTGCGTAGCATCGCTGCGATATACACTTCTTCTTGAATTTCTTCGCTGTGATTAGGGAGCATCATTTTGGCGAGTTGCCCGGCAAAAAATGACTGTGCCATCAAGCTTTTTATTCGCGTGTAGACCTCAATATCGAGATCTTTATGTTTCAATAGGCTTTCAATGACTTTAGAGGTCAGACAAATATTTTTGACGGTTTGAATGCCAAGGATCACCGTAGCACGAGAGACTGTGGTGATTTTGTTGACGCCAATGCGCTGAATACTATTGGCAACTTTGAGTAAAGAAGAAGAAAGCACTTGATCGTGCAAAATCGCGTTGCTTAATCGAGGTAGGGATGAAACATCATCGTTAGCAAATTTATCGAGTAACAGCGCAGTTGAGGTTAACGCTGGTAATTCTCGCTGCGAAATGATTGAAATCCAATGTTCTGAATTGGCTTTTTTTGCTGCCACGCCACCACCAAAAACAAGCTAAGTTTTTGTTTAATATGAGCTACGTTTAGTAAAGATGACAGACAACAGTGTAATTTACAAACAATAAGACTAAAAAGCGGGCAAGATTGCCCGCGAGACTTACTTTATAATTAGCGCTAGCGAATCATGCTGTAGCTTCATAGGTTAATGGGTCAGCTGCGTCATTATCGCGGAAGGCTTCTAAACGCTCTTGGCAGGCACCACATTTACCGCAAGCATGTTCACGACCGTTGTAGCAGGTCCAAGTTTGGCTATAGTCTAAGCCCATTGCTATGCCGTCAGTTAAAATCGCGGTTTTACTTACGCTCAAATAAGGGCTATAAATTTCTACCGCTTCATAGTTGGCAATTTGGCAAACATCATTCATTTTCTCAACGAATTCTGGGCGACAATCAGGATAGATGGCATGGTCACCAGAGTGTGCACCGTAATAAACCTTTGAAGCACCAACCGATACGGCATAACCAACCGCAAGTGAAAGCAAAATCATATTGCGGTTTGGTACAACGGTAGATTTCATGCTTTCTTCTTCGTAATGACCTTCAGGAATATCGATATCATCGGTTAGTGATGAGCCCGCCAATAGCTGATTAATCGCAGAAATATCAATGACCTTATGCGGTACGTTTAACGATTTACATACCGCCGCGGCACAATCAATTTCTTTCACATGGCGTTGACCATAGTCAAATGTCAGTGGGTATACTTCCATACCATCTTTAATGGCGCGATTCAGTACTGTGTATGAATCCATGCCGCCGGAATAGATAACGACAACTTTTTCAGTCATTTATTACTTCTCTTAGGGTATAATCGATAATGCGTTGAATTTTACTTGATCTACCTCTTTAGCGAAAGCATGACAACTGACATAACACCTAGCGAAAAAACCACTTTTTATAAAATTAATGAGCTCTTTGAAACCTTGCAAGGTGAGGGCTCTTTTACGGGACAGCCCTCGATATTTATCCGTTTACAAGGGTGTCCTGTCGGTTGCTCTTGGTGCGATACTAAACACACTTGGGAAACCAAGCCTGATTTAGCCATTCCAGTGAAGGATTTATTGGCAAAACGCGAAGAGTCAGAGCATTGGACTGAATTGTCAGTTGAGGGCATTACCGCTTTGTTCGTTGAGCAAAGTTACCAAGCCAAGCATGTGGTGATCACCGGTGGTGAACCTTGCATGTTCGATTTAACCCCGCTTTGCGCAGCGCTGGAAAGTCGCGGCTACAGCACACAAATTGAAACCTCTGGCACGTTTGAAATTAATACGACCGAAAACTGTTGGGTAACGGTATCACCGAAAGTGAATATGCGCGGTGGCTACAAAGTACTGTCGCAGGCGATGCAGCGGGCTAATGAAATCAAACACCCAGTGGCCACTGAGCAACATGTTGATGATTTAAAAGCGCTATTGGCTGAGCACCAAGTCACGGATAAACAAGTTTACTTGCAACCAATCAGCCAAAAGCAGCGCGCAACTGAGCTAGCAATTAATACCTGTATCGAAAACAATTGGCGCTTGTCAGTGCAAGTACACAAATATATTGGTATCGAATAATCTAAACCATAGCGATAGCCGTTTGAACCAGTCCGGGCTATTTTGCTGACTAACTTGTCTCAAATTAATTTGTTTACTCAGTTAGCGGTATTTCGATATTAATTTGCACGCCATTAGGGTCAAAACAGTTTTGTGCACTGATTTGTCCTTGATGGTATTCGCAAATTAACCTAGCGATAAATAGCCCAAGCCCCAAATGTGGTTGTGAATTTGACGATGGCTGTGATGTTGCTGGCGTCTGTTGATTGTTTTTTATTAAAGAATTGCTTTCTTCCCTTAACGATACCATAGAATTAAACAAACGATTTTCCATCGTATCTGGCAATAACTCGCCATTGTTTTTCACGGTTAAAATTAGATTTTTCTTCACCGTGATCAGCATGATCCCTACTTGGCTATCAGAGCTAAACTCGACTGCATTGGTCACAATTTTCTCCAACATTTGCGCCAAGTGTTCAGGTGAACCCAACACATTGGCTTTTTGATTCGGTGCCTGAAAGTTAAACCTCGTTTCAGGGTGAATTTGCTTAAAACCGCTAATACAGCTGGCAATAACCTCATAGGCATTAAAGGTTTGCTTTTCGGTGCGTTGCAGCAGTTGTTCAACGCGAGTAGCTTCCGTCATGCTGGTAATAATGTGATTTAATCTATGTACGCCAGATTCTGCGCGCTCAATATAGGCTTTAGCGTTTTCAGGAATAGGGTACATAGACAAGTTTTCTATAGAGGTACGCACGACGGCAATTGGTGTGCGAAGCTCGTGTGACAAACGCGAAGATAAGTTCTCTAAGTATTGGTTGTATTGAGTTAACCGCGATACCGCAGTAGAAAAACTGCGCGACAAATCACCAATTTCGTCATTACCTTTTAGCGCCGGTAGGTCTTCTTTCACTCGCCCGTGTTCGTCTATTGCTACTTCTGCGTGATTGCGTAGCTGACGAATACGATTAGAAATACGTGACGCAAAAAAGAAAAAGCTGATGGTGCCAACGAGTAAAATCGCTAAAATCGAGGTAAATAGTTGCTCTAACGCTTTATTTCTTAGGGTTTTAATACCATTTGTGGTTTCTTCAACTATCACCGCCCCTTGTACCTGTTCATCAATATAAATGGGGTAGGCAGCCGACAGTATCACCGCTTGTTTATCAGTACTTAACCGCCATTGGCTATGCACTTCGCCCGATAATGCTTGCTCGATATGCTCGCCAGCTAAATGACTTTCATCGTAAAGCTGATCGTAAAAATCTTGCGTTGGTTTAGTGAGTACCTGGTAGTAAAGCGGATGTAAAACATGGGTTTGCAGCCAATGCCACCATGTTGGCCAAATGCCTTCGCTGGCATCTGTTGACGTGGTTGAACGCCAAACACCGCTAGCACTATTAATATCTCCAGCGCTCGCCAGTACCCGCTGGTGTTTATCTATCACCCAAATGCTTGATTGGGTATAGCTCATGCCTTTCACAATGCGCTCTATTTCTGGCGAGGGGACGAGAATTGTTCCTAGTTGCTCAGGATCAGACGTATTAGCCGAGCCCACTAAACTCGTTGCCTTAGTGCTTGGCGTAT is a window of Thalassotalea euphylliae DNA encoding:
- a CDS encoding HAMP domain-containing methyl-accepting chemotaxis protein — translated: MNKFQQLTLAQKLYAGFGVVLTLIVVVGVLSYFALQNATQGFTGYREMARDTNLSGRVQANMLMVRMNVKDFIITNSDKDKQQFEEYWQKTQSFMQEAQREINASNRAKAIDEVDDSLTLYHDSFEQVVSLVGQRHTLVKQVLDVKGPEAERNLTKILQSAKDDGDMVAAYGASLATRSLLLARLYAGKFLNTNELSAVERVKSEFADLNRELDTLDSELQNVTRRELLANTQTLTAEYYNTFLQVVDIILQRNNIITTKLDKIGPDVAKKVEDVKLDIKSVQDTLGPELVAANEDSILLIETIVVISIIIGIFCSIVVTRLVLKQMGGEPSEVIAVAQRVANGELDLNLPKNNTQANSLYAAIITMVDTLKEKAELAAKIAEGDLSKNITLASNKDNLGQSLQTMTEQLHGVISQVQSSSDKISSASNVVLKNSDDLASGMTNQAASLEQISSSLEELSAQTSLNADNADKANELANNAKQFAQTGRDKMQQMTEAMLEIDSAGQSISNFINTIDEIAAQTNLLALNAAIEAARAGEQGRGFAVVADEVRGLAARSTQAADETKKLVAMSTEKTATGNQIAEQTSNALQQIYSQINETAALVSDISNANNEQAQGVNFINQGVAEIDKVIQQSLDISKLNASETNNLTTSANELKVMLERFKL
- a CDS encoding integration host factor subunit alpha, producing the protein MALTKAEIAEHLYENVGLSKRDAKDMVEVFFEEIRETLEEGEQVKLSGFGNFDLREKSQRPGRNPKTGEDIPISARKVVTFRPGQKLKSRVEDGNE
- a CDS encoding DUF2937 family protein — its product is MITTAIKSTLDYCLFTLGFILAVQLPEFIQQYKQYLAGKLSETQWHLNGYQQIADQNYQGSLPDLIQDYLASGKQAIEQTGQLVNEMLARKQSLADTIASLESSSYIEQVFSLLTKVNVEDAETVLSYYQLAIPLTVEALASGVVLAFTFIWLRMLFTGLFGRMLPQGA
- a CDS encoding HDOD domain-containing protein, with the translated sequence MAAKKANSEHWISIISQRELPALTSTALLLDKFANDDVSSLPRLSNAILHDQVLSSSLLKVANSIQRIGVNKITTVSRATVILGIQTVKNICLTSKVIESLLKHKDLDIEVYTRIKSLMAQSFFAGQLAKMMLPNHSEEIQEEVYIAAMLRRIGETAFWCLGKEFQEELDHLINVPKQRYEEACIELIGMTFDELSIGLARRWQLGDLMIKSLDNPKQRTLEMQVIYLADRLVHYIHNPPTAIKYNKFIRQIAELMKISDQQLLYRVKQTRETSIKLLESYGAQILIEYVKKLPTAAELAHDNQFVYEEIVNKEAALLKTIQHLTSMTLTTKDASLYLEYTLTQLARILNFETCSFYLLTNLKQTLTCRQTVNHFGKVVEEPLTISLSDQKSLFNRILYTQQPALINKESEHNNARFPYPVNKLLAKSKLVISTVHIKQSNIGIIIGQRKKPIIEQVELDNFQLLIQHLNMCLTLISPNKKAT
- the pheS gene encoding phenylalanine--tRNA ligase subunit alpha — encoded protein: MNLDDIILQAEQEIAAASTPAALDDVRVSYLGKKGVFTEKMKGLGQLPKEEKPKAGQVINQAKQQVQKLLTERGELLRAEEIKAKLAAESIDVTLPGNTNEIGGLHPVTRTIERIESFFSELGFEVKAGPEVEDDFHNFDALNIPEHHPARQDHDTFYFNPKLVLRTQTSGVQIRTMEAEKPPLRIISPGRVYRNDYDQTHTPMFHQVEGLLVDKDVSFTHLKGILHDFLHNFFEEDLQIRFRPSYFPFTEPSAEVDVMGKNGKWLEVLGCGMVHPNVLKSVGIDPEEYTGFAFGMGVERLTMLRYGVNDLRSFFENDLRLLKQFK
- the pheT gene encoding phenylalanine--tRNA ligase subunit beta — encoded protein: MKFSESWLREWVNPESTSDELAHQITMAGLEVDGVDPVAGEFSGVVVGEVVECGQHPDADKLQVTKINVGDASTDGELLDIVCGAKNCRLGLKVAVAMVGAVLPGNFKIKKAKLRGQPSFGMLCSESELGMAESADGIIELPADAPIGKDIRDYLDLNDNTIDVDLTANRGDCLGIKGLAREVGVLNSLAVTEVAIEPVPATIEDTREIKLSAPAACPRYLGRVIKGINLEATTPLWMVEKLRRCGVRSIDPVVDVTNYVLLELGHPMHAFDLAKIDGAIDVRFANKEEKLVLLDENEVTLSQETLVIADDNKSLAMAGIFGGLHSGVAEGSKDIFLESAFFAPLAILGKARQYGLHTDASHRYERGVDPELQRDAMERATQLLLDIVGGEAGPIVEAKSDEHIPQPRQVSLRRVKLDQRIGLHIEDDKVSEILTRLGFTVAFANDVWEVTVPGYRFDISIEVDLIEEVARIFGYNNIPNVAPQASLSMRKHSEGKLGLTKLRQALINRGYQEAITYSFVDPKVQALLHPNQEVMTLPHPISSEMSVMRLSLWTGLLQAVTYNQNRQQGRVRLFETGLRFIPDESAENGVRQQQMIAGVISGSQNQEHWNLAKAAADFFDIKGDVEAMLAVTGKGAEFEFSKAEIDALHPGQTAAVHKDGELVGYLGTLHPELERKLGLNGRTLVFELLLDAVLTLNVPQATDISRFPANRRDIAVVVEEQVEANNVLQLIEKVGGNYLVDLNLFDVYTGKGIEPGFKSLAIAMTLQDVEKTLEEKDITEVVNRVVDTLKTELNASLRD
- the queC gene encoding 7-cyano-7-deazaguanine synthase QueC; this encodes MTEKVVVIYSGGMDSYTVLNRAIKDGMEVYPLTFDYGQRHVKEIDCAAAVCKSLNVPHKVIDISAINQLLAGSSLTDDIDIPEGHYEEESMKSTVVPNRNMILLSLAVGYAVSVGASKVYYGAHSGDHAIYPDCRPEFVEKMNDVCQIANYEAVEIYSPYLSVSKTAILTDGIAMGLDYSQTWTCYNGREHACGKCGACQERLEAFRDNDAADPLTYEATA